The segment TTACTCATGGTGGCACAGAAGGCAATCTTCATGGAATTTGGATAGGGTAAGTTTCTATTATTACAGTGATAAAAATGGTTTTTACTGACATTAAATATGTACATTAGcaaatattattaaagtttTATCTTCACTAGAATAATATATTGTCATTGAGTCCAATATAGCTATAGACTTTAaaagtatttacaaaaaatattaattacttcAAAAAAACATACTATTTAACAGCAATTAAGTTATCACAATAACTACTATTGTTAGCATTTCAAAATTCCTAAATGGACCTACATTAATGTATTCAAAGGAGGTTAATTGATACATCTTTGCATAAAAACTACACTATATTATCAATATTGTGCCCAAAGCCTCATCTAACTATCTACTTGAGTCTGGTGTGCTTTGATTAATTTCTCCAAATATTATCAAGATGTGTCCATTGCTAAATTAGTGGTCCCAACATGTCTTGTGAGGCATTCATATATAAGTTTGTGCAAACACATTTATAATAAATTGCAAAAACACGATCACcaatttagttttaaaaaattccgTACTTTATAGCTATTTTCGAATATCAAAATTTGTAGTGAATGGTGACAAATTGGTAATATTAAGAGTTGATATGACagaaagtaaaatataataataatgttctTTTTTCAGTCTaactcaataatattttctttgtaggcGAGAGTTACTTCCTAATGGAATCTTATACACATCAAAAGATTCTCATTATTCAGTCTTCAAAGCTGCAAGATTGTACAGAATAGATTTGGAAATGATCAACACATCAACAAATGGAGAGATGGATTATTCTGATTTGAAAGCAAAATTGCTTCATAACAAGGACAAACCagcaattataaatattaatattggtaaattttcatatttcattctttaattatttcattctcTTAGAGCTCTACCCTGGCCTTTTTCTTAATGGTAGGAACTACATTCAAAGGGGCTATGGATGACATTGATGTTATTCTTCAAACACTTGAAGATTGTGGTTATTCCCATGATAAGTTTTATATCCATTGTGATGCAGCCCTCAATGGACTTATTGTCCCTTTCACTAAAAATGTGAGTTTCTAACATATATCCAACAAACACTGTCGTTTGGTTGAGAATAAGTTATCTCAGTTATCCTAGGCCTGGACTTAGCTATcctgggataacttatcccaccatgtatatgagataacttatcccattattataattaaacaGTGGGTGAGTCATCCCAAACATGACAACCACACAAGATACAAAATTTTTATTCCATCACTACTTGTTTTTACCCTCACACCAAACGACACCTAACAATATATACTACAATATAGAAAAATTTTGATTGTTTGTGCTTCAATTAATTGACAACAGGTGATTAGCTTTAAGAAGCCAATTGGGAGTGTCACAATTTCAGGTCACAAGTTCATAGGATGTCCAATTCCTTGTGGAGTTCAAATAACAAGAAAAAGTCACATCGCTTATCTCTCAAGAAATGTCGAATACATTGCTTCTATGGATGCCACAATTTCTGGAAGTCGAAATGGCTTAACTCCAATTTTGTTGTGGTACAGTTTAAGCTCTAAAGGTCAAATTGGGATACAACAAGATGTTAAGAGATGCCTCAACAACGCTAGATATTTAAGAGATCGTCTTAAGCAAGCAAATATTAGTGTCATGCTTAATGAGTTGAGTACTATAGTTGTGCTTGAGAGGCCTCATGATCATGAGTTTACTCGTCATTGGCAACTCTCTTGCGTGAAGGATATTGCACATGTAATTGTTATGCCAAGTATCACAAGAGAAACATTGGACGATTTCTTCATTGATTTGgtgcaaaaaagaaaaatgtggtACCAAGATGGAAGCGTTAAGCCTCCTTGTGTTGCAGATGATATTGGTGCTCAAAATTGTGCATGCGCTCTTCATAATGGTCAATATATATTCCTTCAAGGAAACAAACTCCCTATCGTCTAGATGATGAAATCTCAGCTTCAATGTGCTACAATTGGATGGAATTATAGGTTCTTTTCATGTTCTTGTAGAATCTTTTTTTGTCTATGCTACATAATTTGTGATTTCAAACTAGTTAAGTTGGTTGTATGACGTCCATATGTAGATTGTctaattaatcaataaataaattaaggactTCATGTTAAGTTGTGTTGATTTTCGGTAATATTCCCTACGTTGGTCTAGTTCAACTTgacatgaaatttaagaaaataaagaatgacACCAACTATGGAAATGCATCACTCTCTATGGAGGATTTGAAAGCAAACACAACTATGGTGATATTGTTGCCTTCAATCAGAACTTTAATAAGGAGCAAttacaataaattaattaactgaAAATGGTCTAAAATACCTTTGAAGTATTAGAAAAAGTGTAAAATTGTCCTCCATCCATCTAGTGGTTCCAAAATAcctttcttattcttattcacCTATTGActctaaaatacccttgtcatccacctttgagttcaaaattgaccacttgtttaacgattttaaatttaaactatttgaaTATCTTTTTAAATACGTGGGCCTCAACTATTTggtataatttaacttattaatataatttataaaccaatccCACTATTCACCCATTATTAATtaaacccacccattactaattatatccacccaattaataaacccgcCCCATTATTGATGCAACAACTACTGCCAATGAGTGTTTCTAAAAAATTGAGGCAAAAATGTATATAGAAgtacattatcatacattctAATCCTCAATAAAAACATATGACAATTCAAGtgcctaaataaaaattatcgataaacttaaaagtttggctatgttcatcttaattattatttcgtCTCAATAATGTGATGGTACTTAATAggtaacttttttaaaaaaaaaatatatttaagtttactatttaaaacaaatcataaatatttaaaaaatatattaaaaaaattgcattAATTAATTTGGGATGTACTGCttttttacctttaatcataaaatctCGAATTCAagttgaaagagaatcctattgaagtgtcctcctaaataagcggctcaacctaaataaAATTGGGGTTTCAATTCAGACTCGAATAATTTaagatgtcattttcaggattTTGTAATTtcgtcgtgttttagtagtgttttgggcgattttaatattataattggtttattaattgggtggatagtggttgatttataaatgatactaataaattaaattattaccaATAGTTAAGcgcaaaatattttttaaaaaatatttaaatagcttaaatttaaaatcattaaataagttgtcaattttgaactcaaagatGAATGATAAGGGTACTttagagccaataggtggatgagaaggacATTTTTTGAGCGAATAGGTGGATGGAAAATAGTTTTGTAtaattttcaatacttcaaggtattttagaccctctcccgattaattaacttaaatacaATAAGTGGTACAATCTTAAAACATATTTGGTCATGTTTAAATGCTACCACTTAACAATAGATTCAAGTGCATTTTCTAACATATGTGTCACAATTCAAGCTCTGTCACTTCAAATGGAGAATATATTTGCTTTTTCTGTTTTAAATCCTACTacctaaataataaatttatatatataaaaaaatgtgttaaatttAACCGTAAACCTCACATGGCTAAcgaaattcatcataattgtcTTGTTTGTAGTGCTAAAGACAAACTCCACAAAATCTTACATCGTTCTCTCTCCTTTCTCTATCAAAATTTACTATTTTCTCTTGCTTAAACCAGAAATAGGTAATAGGTCAATGGAATAATATTTTaggaaagaaattataaaaaatttgttaGA is part of the Solanum pennellii chromosome 8, SPENNV200 genome and harbors:
- the LOC107028163 gene encoding histidine decarboxylase-like — translated: MMMLCTKMMSNIVASLPSENIVNGNMKKLVKVTTPRPRKKLQLAVIEPGLRSGVSSPDYILDNYLKTLAQRVKYHLGFPENIFYDHHVALAPLLQFHLNNCGDPFTENPVDFHSKDFEVAVLDWFAKLWEIDKDEYWGYVTHGGTEGNLHGIWIGRELLPNGILYTSKDSHYSVFKAARLYRIDLEMINTSTNGEMDYSDLKAKLLHNKDKPAIININIGTTFKGAMDDIDVILQTLEDCGYSHDKFYIHCDAALNGLIVPFTKNVISFKKPIGSVTISGHKFIGCPIPCGVQITRKSHIAYLSRNVEYIASMDATISGSRNGLTPILLWYSLSSKGQIGIQQDVKRCLNNARYLRDRLKQANISVMLNELSTIVVLERPHDHEFTRHWQLSCVKDIAHVIVMPSITRETLDDFFIDLVQKRKMWYQDGSVKPPCVADDIGAQNCACALHNGQYIFLQGNKLPIV